Within the Microbacterium terricola genome, the region CGGTCCGCAGTCCGTGGGCGCGCACGAGGCTCTCGATCATCCGGCTCGTGGACGTCTTGCCGTTGGTCCCGGTGACGTGCACGACGCGGTACGTGCGCTGCGGGTCGTCGAGGAACTCGAGCAGGCGCCGGGTGCGCTCGACGCGGGGCTGCACCCAGCGCTCGCCCTGACGGCTCAGCAGTGCGGCGTACACGGCATCTGCCCTGGACCGGTCGCTCATCGGGTGGCCTCGACCTTCGTGACGGTGACGGTGAATCCGCCCGCATTGGCGAAGGCCTTTGCGGCGAAAGCGGCGGTGTGGTCGCCCGGACCGGTGTACGGACCGCCTGCGGCGAGCACCTCGGCGCCGGTGGCGTCGCGCACCGCGTGCGCCAGCGCCAGCGTCTCGCCGGCGACGTCGGCCGCATCGAACCCGGACGCGAGGGCAGCGGCGTCGGCCGTGTCCTCGAAGTCGAGCTGGAGGCGGATCCGGTCGCTCACGTCGAAGCCGGCCGCCTTCCGGGTGTCCTGCACGGCGCGCACGACGTCGCGGGCGAAGCCTTCGGCCTCGAGCGCGTCCGTCGTGGTGGTGTCGAGCAGGACGAAGCCGCCCTGGGTGCCCGGCGTGCCGCCGAGGAGGGCGAGCGCCTCGCCCTCGGGGCGTCCGGTGGTCTCGAGCACGAGGTCGTACTCCCCCGGCTCCAGCGCGAGTCCGCCCGCGACGACCACGCCGTCCGACTCCGTCCAGAAGCCGCCCTTCGCGGCGTGGATGGCCTGCTGCACCTGCTTGCCGAGGCGCGGGCCCGCCGCGCGGGCGTTCACCGCCAGGCGGTGCGTGATGCCGTACGCGGCCGCCGTGCCCTCGCCGAGTTCGACGAGCTCGACGTCCTTCACGTTGAGCTCCTCGCGCAGGATGTCGTCGAACTGACGGAGGGCGGCAGCATCCGGTACGACGACGCTGAGCCGCGGCAGCGGAAGGCGCACGCGCTTGCCCTCCTTCTTGCGCAGCGCGTTGGCGACGCTGGAGACCTCGCGGACCGTGTCCATCGCGGTGCGGATGTCGGATGCGGGGGCGAAGGCCGCTGCGTCGGGCCAGTCCTCCAGGTGCACGCTGCGACCGCCGGTCAGCCCCTGCCAGATGCGCTCGGAGATGAGCGGGATGAGAGGTGCGGCGACCCGGGTGACCGTCTCGAGCACGGTGTACAGGGTGTCGAACGCCTCGGTCGAGCTCTCCGAGCCCGTCGACGCGTCCGCCCCGACCCAGAACCGGTCGCGCGAGCGCCGGATGTACCAGTTGGTGAGCGCCTCGACGAACTCGCGCAGCTTCACCGCCGCGGTCGTCGAATCGAGCACCTCGAGCTCACGGGCGACATCGCGCACGAGGTCGCCGGTGAGGGCCAGGATGTAGCGATCCAGGACGTTCGTCGAGTCGGTGCGCCAGGTGGCGTGGTACCCGTCGGGCCCTGAGGCGTTCGCGTACGTCGCGAAGAAGTACCAGGCGTTCCACAGCGGCAGCAGGAACTCGCGCACGCCGGAGCGGATGCCCTCCTCGGTGACGACGAGGTTTCCGCCGCGCAGCACGGACGACCCCATCAGGAACCAGCGCATCGCGTCGGAGCCGTCACGGTCGAACACCTCGGACACGTCGGGATAGTTGCGCAGCGACTTCGACATCTTCTGCCCGTCGCTGCCGAGCACGATGCCGTGGCAGGCCACGCCCGTGAATGCGGGCCGGTCGAACAGCGCGCCGGAGAGCACGTGCATCACGTAGAACCAGCCGCGCGTCTGCCCGATGTACTCGACGATGAAGTCCGCGGGCGCGTGCTCGTCGAACCAGTCGCGGTTCTCGAACGGGTAGTGCACCTGTGCGTACGGCATCGATCCGGAGTCGAACCACACGTCGAACACGTCCTCGATGCGTCGCATCGTCGAGCGGCCGGTCGGGTCGTCCGGGTTCGGCCGGGTGAGGTCGTCGATGTACGGGCGATGCAGGTCGACCTCGCCGGTCTCGTTGACCGGCAGGCGCCCGAAGTCACGCTCCAGCTCTTCCAGCGAGCCGTACGCGTCGACACGCGGGTACTCGGGGTCGTCGCTCTTCCAGATCGGGATCGGCGAGCCCCAGTAGCGGTTGCGGCTGATCGACCAGTCGCGGGCGCCCTCGAGCCACTTCCCGAACTGGCCGTGCTTGACGTTCTCGGGTGCCCAGGTGATCTGCTCGTTGAGCTCGACCAGGCGGTCCTTGATCTGCGTGACGCGCACGAACCAGCTCGAGACCGCCTTGTAGATGAGCGGGTTGCGGCAGCGCCAGCAGTGCGGGTACGAGTGCTCGTAGCTGGCCTCGCGCAGCAGGCGGCCCTCGGCCCTCAGCAGGCGGATGAGCGGACGGTTGGCGTCCATCCAGAGCTCCCCCGCGACATCGCTCACCTGCGGCAGGAAGCGTCCGCCGTCGTCGAGGCTCATGATCAGCGGGATGCCGGCGGCCTCGGTGACCCTCTGGTCGTCCTCGCCGTAGGCCGGCGCCTGGTGGACGATCCCGGTGCCGTCGCTGGTGGTGACGTAGTCGTCGACGAGGATGCGCCAGGCGGTGCCGGTGCCCCAGGTCTCGGCGTCGGCGTAGTAGTCGAACAGCCGGTCGTAGTGCACGTCGGCGAGGTCAGCCCCGAGAACCGTCTGCTCGATGGCAGCCCGCGCGTCGGCGGGGGTCTCGTAGCCGAGCTCCTTCGCGTGCGGGCCCAGCAGGTCCTCCGCGAGGAGGTAGCGGTGCGATTCGGCCTCGCCGGCCTCGTCGTCGCGGTGCACGTCCGCGGCACCGAGCGGCCCGCCCGGCACGACGGCGTAGCGGATCTCCGGACCCACGGCCAGTGCGAGGTTCGTGGGAAGGGTCCACGGCGTCGTGGTCCAGGCGAGTGCGCGCACGGCGGTGAGGCCCAGTGCCTCCGCCTTCGCGCCGACCAGCGGGAAGGTGACTGTGACGGACGGGTCCTGGCGCATCTTGTAGACGTCGTCGTCCATGCGCAGCTCGTGGTTCGACAGCGGCGTCTCGTCGCGCCAGCAGTACGGCAGGACGCGGTAGCCCTCGTAGGCGAGGCCCTTGTCGTAGAGGCTCTTGAAGGCCCAGAGCACCGACTCCATGAACCCGGTGTCGAGCGTCTTGTAGCCGCGCTCGAAGTCGACCCATCGCGCCTGACGGGTGACGTAGTCCTCCCACTCGCGCGTGTACTCGAGCACCGACTCGCGGGCCTTCGCGTTGAACGACGCGAGACCCATCTGCTCGATCTGGCTCTTCTCCGTGATGCCCAGCTGCTTCATCGCCTCGAGCTCCGCGGGCAGCCCGTGGGTGTCCCAGCCGAAAACGCGGTCGACCTTCTTGCCGCGCATGGTCTGGAAGCGCGGGAACAGATCCTTCGCGTAGCCGGTGAGGAGGTGACCGTAGTGCGGCAGGCCGTTCGCGAACGGCGGGCCGTCGTAGAAGACCCACTCGTCGGCACCCTCGCGCTGCGCGATCGACGCGCGGAAGGTGTCGTCCTGCTCCCAGAACGCGAGGACGTCGCGCTCGATCTCGGGGAAGCGCGGGCTCGGGACGACAGCGGCCGGCCCGAAGGCGGCGCCGCTCTGCGACGAGGGGCGGGGATAGGTCATGTCTCTCCAGCAGGTTGCGATGCTTCCTGCGAGGACGACTCCTCGGAGCCGCGGTACCACCCCGCGTGCCGGCGACCCCTCTCGGATCGACCGGCCACTTTCACTGCGGCTGTGACGGGCCTGCCCCGCTCGGTTCTACTGGGGGCCGGAGCCCTGTTCTTCCGAGAGCTCCCCGGTGATGTCCGGATCGATGCTCGTGCGACGATTCTACCCGCACGTATGCTCGAGCGCATGCCCCGCCGCAGCACCGGTCCTCTGCCTCCGCGCTCGGCGGCCCCCGACCTTCCGCGCGTCCTCGAGGATGCGGATGGATGGCGGCCGCACGCCGACCTCCAGCAGGTGCGGCTCGCCGGCCTGACGGGTGACGTCGACCTCGCCCATGCCCGGCTGACCGAGTGCGTGGTGGCGACGGCATCCGTCGATCGACTGGATCTCTCGGGGGCGACGCTCGTGGATGTCGAGGTCGAGGAGCCCCGGGCGACGGCGATCGCGGCGGGCTCAGGGCGCTGGAGATCCGTGCGGGTGACCGGCGGGCGCATCGGCACCCTCGATCTCGCCCGGGCCGAGCTGGAGGCGGTCGAGCTGCGCGGCGTCCGGATCGACTACCTCGCCCTCACCCAGGCGACCGTCCGCGACCTGCTCATCGTGGACTGCACGATCGGCACGCTGGATGTCCCCTTCGCCCGGCTCGAGCGGGTAAGTGTGGAGGACAGTCGCGCCGACGAGGTCGACACGCGCGAGCTCCGGGCGAAGGACCTCGACCTGCGCGGACTCGACGCGCTCGCGTACACCGATCCGACGGCGCTGCGCGGGGCGACGCTGTCGGCCCGTCAGGTCGCGGAGCTCGCAGACGCGTTCGCCGCCGCGCTGGGCATCGACGTCCGCGACTGACGCCGGTCAGCGTCCGGCGGCGAGCAGCTCCTTCGTGAACGGATGCCGGGGGGCCGCGAACACGGCCGCCACCGGGCCGAGTTCGACCACCGCACCGTCCTGCATCACCGCGACCTCGTCCGCGACCGACGCGACCACCTCGAGGTCGTGCGAGACGAAGAGCATCGTGAGGTCGCGCTCCTCCTGCAGTCGCCGCAGGAGCGCGAGCACCCGTTCGCGCACGGACGGATCGAGCGCGGAGACCGGCTCGTCCAGCACGAGCAGCTGCGGACCGACGGCGAGAGCGCGCGCGATCGCGGCCCGCTGCCGCTGACCGCCGGACAGCTGGGCGGGCCGGCGTCCGGCGAGGGCCGGGTCGAGATCGACCTCCCGCAGCAGGTCCGCGACCCGCGCCTGCCGCTCGGCGGCGGGCACGCCCCCGGCCGCCAGCGCCTCGCGCAGCGAGCGTGCCACGCTCC harbors:
- a CDS encoding pentapeptide repeat-containing protein, which gives rise to MPRRSTGPLPPRSAAPDLPRVLEDADGWRPHADLQQVRLAGLTGDVDLAHARLTECVVATASVDRLDLSGATLVDVEVEEPRATAIAAGSGRWRSVRVTGGRIGTLDLARAELEAVELRGVRIDYLALTQATVRDLLIVDCTIGTLDVPFARLERVSVEDSRADEVDTRELRAKDLDLRGLDALAYTDPTALRGATLSARQVAELADAFAAALGIDVRD
- the ileS gene encoding isoleucine--tRNA ligase, with protein sequence MTYPRPSSQSGAAFGPAAVVPSPRFPEIERDVLAFWEQDDTFRASIAQREGADEWVFYDGPPFANGLPHYGHLLTGYAKDLFPRFQTMRGKKVDRVFGWDTHGLPAELEAMKQLGITEKSQIEQMGLASFNAKARESVLEYTREWEDYVTRQARWVDFERGYKTLDTGFMESVLWAFKSLYDKGLAYEGYRVLPYCWRDETPLSNHELRMDDDVYKMRQDPSVTVTFPLVGAKAEALGLTAVRALAWTTTPWTLPTNLALAVGPEIRYAVVPGGPLGAADVHRDDEAGEAESHRYLLAEDLLGPHAKELGYETPADARAAIEQTVLGADLADVHYDRLFDYYADAETWGTGTAWRILVDDYVTTSDGTGIVHQAPAYGEDDQRVTEAAGIPLIMSLDDGGRFLPQVSDVAGELWMDANRPLIRLLRAEGRLLREASYEHSYPHCWRCRNPLIYKAVSSWFVRVTQIKDRLVELNEQITWAPENVKHGQFGKWLEGARDWSISRNRYWGSPIPIWKSDDPEYPRVDAYGSLEELERDFGRLPVNETGEVDLHRPYIDDLTRPNPDDPTGRSTMRRIEDVFDVWFDSGSMPYAQVHYPFENRDWFDEHAPADFIVEYIGQTRGWFYVMHVLSGALFDRPAFTGVACHGIVLGSDGQKMSKSLRNYPDVSEVFDRDGSDAMRWFLMGSSVLRGGNLVVTEEGIRSGVREFLLPLWNAWYFFATYANASGPDGYHATWRTDSTNVLDRYILALTGDLVRDVARELEVLDSTTAAVKLREFVEALTNWYIRRSRDRFWVGADASTGSESSTEAFDTLYTVLETVTRVAAPLIPLISERIWQGLTGGRSVHLEDWPDAAAFAPASDIRTAMDTVREVSSVANALRKKEGKRVRLPLPRLSVVVPDAAALRQFDDILREELNVKDVELVELGEGTAAAYGITHRLAVNARAAGPRLGKQVQQAIHAAKGGFWTESDGVVVAGGLALEPGEYDLVLETTGRPEGEALALLGGTPGTQGGFVLLDTTTTDALEAEGFARDVVRAVQDTRKAAGFDVSDRIRLQLDFEDTADAAALASGFDAADVAGETLALAHAVRDATGAEVLAAGGPYTGPGDHTAAFAAKAFANAGGFTVTVTKVEATR